Proteins encoded by one window of uncultured Methanobrevibacter sp.:
- the mtaB gene encoding methanol--corrinoid protein co-methyltransferase MtaB yields MKRFTKMEYESPDDMVFGFAKHPVKTKYDMEIGAGYVNPIIKVAPKEGSENSMESMVAECRNITISACQRALNIGLPSFIIEQEHIAQQTANPEWAGACTQAQVEVLEKFHDEYGIKVALKATPADIRDEEKGSNYRTSEQYQNVMESIEQCCENGASIICIETTGGKSVSDYGISRGDPRAILFGIGVLGSIDMEFMWEEIVKICNKHKVIPGGDTNCSQSNTAMFLAGGLLDKDCSHTLAAIARGIGGANSLVAVECGAKGPLKDCGYENPIVKSISGVPIATEGKNAVCAHSDLMGNLIAGICDCWSNESVYHREEMGGTTPEVWLQATGFEAALMNTAIQTGEEKTLRDLYTLADKYRDPQALILAYDNAYRIGEAIVEYGDDPYQRSIAAALEVGKIITEAVEAKKIQLTRFEQDSLNSAIRTFNKLPDDSSKFIKRSVRRYGRKVEDFDPKNYEL; encoded by the coding sequence ATGAAACGATTTACAAAAATGGAATATGAAAGTCCAGACGACATGGTTTTTGGATTTGCAAAACATCCTGTAAAAACCAAATATGATATGGAAATTGGAGCAGGATATGTAAACCCAATAATAAAAGTAGCTCCTAAAGAAGGCAGCGAAAATTCCATGGAGAGTATGGTTGCAGAATGCAGAAACATAACAATAAGCGCATGCCAAAGAGCTTTAAATATTGGTCTTCCATCATTTATCATTGAACAGGAACACATTGCCCAACAGACAGCAAACCCTGAATGGGCAGGTGCATGTACCCAGGCACAAGTGGAAGTTCTAGAAAAGTTCCATGATGAATACGGAATCAAAGTTGCCCTTAAGGCAACCCCTGCAGACATAAGGGATGAAGAAAAAGGCTCAAACTATAGAACATCAGAACAATACCAAAACGTGATGGAATCCATTGAACAGTGCTGTGAAAATGGAGCATCAATAATATGTATTGAAACCACAGGAGGAAAATCCGTTTCTGATTACGGTATTTCAAGAGGAGATCCAAGAGCAATACTATTCGGTATCGGTGTTTTAGGAAGCATAGATATGGAATTCATGTGGGAAGAGATTGTAAAAATCTGTAACAAACACAAAGTAATTCCTGGAGGAGACACTAACTGTTCACAGTCCAACACTGCAATGTTTTTAGCAGGAGGATTGCTTGACAAAGACTGTTCACATACCCTTGCCGCAATTGCAAGAGGTATTGGTGGAGCAAACAGTTTAGTTGCTGTTGAATGCGGTGCAAAAGGACCTTTAAAAGATTGCGGATATGAAAACCCGATAGTCAAATCCATCAGTGGAGTTCCAATTGCAACAGAAGGTAAAAATGCAGTTTGTGCACATTCAGACTTGATGGGTAACCTTATTGCAGGAATTTGTGATTGCTGGAGTAATGAATCCGTTTACCACAGAGAGGAAATGGGAGGAACTACTCCTGAAGTATGGCTTCAGGCAACAGGATTTGAAGCTGCATTAATGAATACTGCAATCCAAACAGGAGAAGAAAAAACCTTAAGAGACCTATACACTTTAGCTGACAAATACAGAGATCCTCAAGCATTAATATTGGCATATGATAATGCATACAGAATAGGTGAAGCAATTGTAGAATATGGTGATGATCCATATCAAAGAAGCATTGCCGCTGCACTGGAAGTTGGAAAAATCATAACCGAAGCTGTTGAAGCTAAAAAAATACAGTTAACCAGATTTGAACAAGACAGCTTGAACAGTGCAATCAGAACATTTAATAAATTGCCAGATGACTCATCTAAATTTATTAAACGTAGCGTCAGAAGATACGGTCGTAAAGTAGAAGATTTCGACCCTAAAAATTATGAATTATAA
- the mtaC gene encoding methanol--corrinoid protein MtaC has protein sequence MSYKDLEDKITQDKIAIRYNVVAEGAAMKAEDYPEVKEILPTEEPFRKIALEILYEDKINALKDVKKSLDEGYSPIELINSALMKGIDAVSTLYTKGVYFLPDLMLAGDAMIESVKECEKVLGRKSDTKGTVVCFVAEGDPHDIGKNLILMFLRAGGFEAIDLGRDVAAERVVEAVKEYDPLFMTGTALMTTTMTAFPKVVEALKEEGLEVPAIGCGGGAVRKDYVETMDMTVYGVEAYHTPKLADAILNDNKNWEDLRKEYSDIVGEFVSEYAS, from the coding sequence ATGAGTTATAAAGATTTGGAAGATAAAATAACACAAGATAAAATAGCTATCAGATATAATGTTGTCGCTGAAGGAGCTGCTATGAAAGCAGAAGATTATCCTGAAGTAAAAGAAATTTTACCAACAGAAGAACCATTTAGAAAAATAGCTTTAGAAATATTATACGAAGATAAAATTAACGCATTAAAAGATGTTAAAAAATCCCTTGACGAAGGTTATTCCCCAATTGAATTAATCAATAGTGCATTAATGAAAGGAATCGATGCAGTGAGCACATTATATACAAAAGGAGTCTATTTCTTACCTGATTTGATGCTTGCCGGAGATGCAATGATAGAAAGCGTTAAGGAATGTGAAAAAGTCCTTGGTCGTAAAAGCGATACAAAAGGAACAGTAGTATGTTTTGTAGCTGAAGGAGACCCTCATGACATCGGTAAAAACTTAATTTTAATGTTTTTAAGAGCCGGAGGTTTTGAAGCTATTGATTTAGGACGTGATGTAGCGGCCGAAAGAGTCGTGGAAGCTGTAAAAGAATATGACCCATTATTCATGACAGGCACAGCACTTATGACTACAACAATGACTGCATTTCCAAAAGTTGTTGAAGCACTTAAGGAAGAAGGTCTTGAAGTTCCAGCTATCGGATGCGGTGGAGGAGCCGTTAGGAAAGACTATGTTGAAACAATGGATATGACAGTCTACGGTGTTGAAGCATACCACACTCCAAAATTAGCAGATGCTATACTAAATGATAACAAGAATTGGGAAGATTTAAGAAAAGAATACAGTGATATTGTCGGAGAGTTCGTATCCGAATATGCAAGCTAA
- a CDS encoding methylamine methyltransferase corrinoid protein reductive activase has product MAEHTGIAIDIGTSGIRAQSYDLTTEKTISTAITLRHPLPGANVIDHLHFAIDVGQNQAHNLLINAINKVISSLDVENVERLSVCGNPIQLSLFNNIEIRDLAYWGKNALKSQNITPPSRKSKKIKASEIGLNIPSDADVYIPPAIKHEVGADALAMLYKSGALDKDEDSLIIDFGTNAEMALIVEGEIYTASAAAGPAIEGQTIEKGRLASPNTICDIIKEDNNWRMRILDDDLLVQNGDLINPHNGDTIEKSDMTACGITGTGVIAAFCLGIEDGIIENGGIKENIYLQDDIYLTENDINNIGKALGAFRAAELTLAESSDIYLDEIDSVYMAGASGFYVDALKSMKIGQIPPSSTEVFQIGNTSLSMAKDIVLNPELLDELQEIADDIENNHIMLATSEIFEKIYSLELAIYEEGLPFEKYEEWLSKYGYQEMPPLEENPQIHKLFEKDISDAGDKPIKSIDISNTMKISFDNCISCMKCVNNCPENALSLNNNEFSLRSDLCSGLGCLRCVRNCKENVFKYNQFYKKSD; this is encoded by the coding sequence ATGGCAGAACATACTGGAATTGCAATAGATATTGGAACAAGCGGTATCCGAGCCCAAAGCTATGATTTGACCACTGAAAAAACAATATCTACAGCAATCACCTTAAGACATCCTTTACCTGGTGCAAATGTTATTGACCATTTGCATTTTGCTATTGATGTGGGGCAAAATCAGGCCCATAACTTATTAATTAATGCAATTAATAAAGTCATAAGTAGTTTAGATGTTGAAAATGTTGAAAGATTATCTGTTTGTGGAAATCCAATTCAATTATCTCTTTTTAATAATATTGAAATAAGAGATTTGGCGTATTGGGGAAAAAATGCCCTAAAAAGTCAAAATATCACACCCCCTTCCAGAAAATCAAAAAAAATAAAGGCATCTGAAATCGGATTGAATATCCCTTCCGATGCAGACGTTTATATCCCTCCCGCAATCAAACATGAAGTGGGAGCCGATGCATTGGCAATGCTTTATAAATCAGGAGCCCTGGATAAAGATGAAGATTCTCTGATAATTGATTTTGGAACAAATGCGGAAATGGCATTGATTGTTGAAGGAGAAATTTACACTGCCTCAGCTGCTGCCGGACCGGCAATTGAAGGTCAGACAATTGAAAAAGGAAGATTAGCTTCCCCAAATACAATTTGCGATATCATAAAAGAGGACAATAATTGGAGAATGAGAATCCTTGACGATGACCTGCTCGTTCAAAATGGGGATTTAATCAATCCTCACAATGGAGATACCATTGAAAAAAGTGACATGACAGCCTGCGGAATTACAGGAACAGGAGTAATTGCAGCATTCTGTCTTGGAATTGAAGACGGAATTATTGAAAATGGAGGAATTAAAGAAAATATCTATCTTCAAGATGACATTTATTTAACTGAAAATGATATAAACAACATTGGAAAAGCATTGGGAGCTTTCAGAGCTGCCGAATTGACTTTAGCTGAAAGTTCTGATATTTATTTAGATGAAATTGACTCAGTTTATATGGCCGGAGCATCAGGATTTTATGTTGATGCATTGAAGTCCATGAAAATAGGTCAGATCCCTCCATCTTCAACAGAAGTATTCCAGATTGGAAATACCTCACTTTCAATGGCTAAGGATATTGTTTTAAACCCTGAATTGCTTGATGAACTCCAAGAGATAGCTGACGATATTGAAAATAATCACATAATGCTTGCGACTTCTGAAATTTTTGAAAAAATATATTCCTTGGAATTGGCAATTTATGAAGAGGGACTGCCTTTTGAAAAGTACGAGGAATGGCTTTCAAAATACGGATATCAGGAAATGCCTCCTCTTGAGGAAAACCCCCAAATTCATAAATTATTTGAAAAAGATATATCTGATGCTGGAGATAAACCAATTAAAAGCATTGACATTTCAAATACTATGAAAATAAGCTTTGATAATTGTATTTCATGCATGAAATGCGTAAATAATTGCCCGGAAAATGCATTATCATTAAATAATAATGAATTTAGTCTTAGAAGTGATTTATGTTCAGGGCTCGGATGCTTAAGATGTGTAAGAAACTGCAAAGAGAATGTATTTAAATACAATCAATTTTACAAAAAAAGTGATTAA
- the mtaA gene encoding methylcobamide:CoM methyltransferase MtaA, producing MNYKENLKNALTGQKVERKPFVSVTQLGTIDAMNHYGLKWPDAHKDANQMATLASSLYELAGLECARLPFCLTVEAEALGCDVNLGSNERVPEVEISPFEYADDIEATDDFTKRGRIPVVLEAIDILKEKYEELPIIVGITGPFTLTGHLLGIENLVRYMKTDIEEVEIAVENCVDVSMDYIEEIQNHGADVICVNEPTASPELIAPDDFKSLIKPNLEDLADYIEVLKVLHICGSTQPIIKDMATCGFDGISVEEAVDIPQAQKEIIEDNCVILGNISTSKTLLSGNSEEVKGDVKKAIDDGIDILAPSCGIAPNTPLDNIKAAISERNEYFNL from the coding sequence ATGAATTATAAAGAAAACCTTAAAAATGCACTTACAGGACAAAAAGTTGAGAGAAAACCATTTGTAAGTGTAACCCAACTTGGAACAATAGATGCAATGAATCATTATGGTCTAAAATGGCCGGATGCACATAAAGATGCCAATCAAATGGCTACACTTGCAAGCTCATTATATGAACTTGCAGGACTTGAATGTGCAAGATTGCCATTCTGTCTAACTGTAGAAGCAGAAGCTTTGGGATGTGACGTTAATCTTGGAAGTAATGAAAGGGTTCCAGAGGTTGAAATTTCACCATTTGAATATGCTGATGATATTGAAGCTACAGATGATTTCACCAAAAGAGGAAGAATACCCGTTGTTTTAGAAGCAATTGATATTTTAAAAGAAAAATATGAAGAATTGCCAATAATTGTTGGAATTACCGGTCCATTCACATTAACAGGGCATCTGCTTGGAATTGAAAATCTTGTAAGATACATGAAAACAGATATTGAAGAAGTGGAAATAGCAGTTGAAAACTGTGTTGATGTAAGCATGGACTACATTGAAGAAATCCAGAATCATGGAGCAGACGTAATATGTGTTAACGAACCGACTGCATCTCCAGAATTAATAGCGCCAGATGATTTTAAATCATTGATTAAACCTAATTTAGAAGATTTGGCAGATTATATTGAAGTATTGAAAGTATTACACATCTGCGGATCCACACAACCGATTATTAAAGATATGGCAACTTGCGGATTTGATGGAATCAGTGTTGAAGAGGCAGTTGACATTCCTCAGGCACAAAAGGAAATAATCGAAGACAATTGCGTTATCCTTGGAAATATTTCAACTTCAAAAACATTGCTCAGCGGCAATTCAGAGGAAGTTAAAGGAGATGTTAAAAAAGCAATTGACGATGGAATTGATATTCTCGCCCCAAGTTGTGGAATTGCTCCAAATACTCCATTAGACAACATTAAAGCCGCAATCAGTGAGCGAAATGAATATTTTAATCTTTAA
- the tmk gene encoding dTMP kinase — MYIVFEGIDGAGKSTQIQMLKEWLEANGFRVDTLVEPTDSEVGKLIREILQRPDATTERLQKTLALLFAADRMLIMDRLEDESKIIISDRSFISSLAYQEPAEWVEVLNRYAKKPDLIILLDLDVAKSVARTSGKDTFENEEFLTGVKENYLNLAKNYTCEVIDANNGVNKVSSDIKKAVAPYLGICPDCIR; from the coding sequence ATGTACATAGTATTTGAAGGAATTGACGGTGCGGGAAAATCCACCCAAATTCAAATGTTAAAGGAATGGCTGGAAGCAAATGGATTTAGAGTTGACACATTGGTCGAACCGACCGATTCAGAAGTGGGTAAACTAATCCGCGAAATTTTACAGCGTCCTGATGCAACAACCGAAAGATTACAAAAAACATTGGCACTTTTGTTTGCAGCCGACAGGATGCTAATAATGGACAGATTGGAAGATGAATCTAAAATTATAATTTCAGACAGGTCATTTATTTCAAGTTTGGCTTATCAGGAACCTGCAGAATGGGTTGAAGTTTTAAACAGATATGCTAAAAAACCGGATTTGATAATTTTATTGGATTTGGATGTTGCTAAATCAGTTGCAAGAACCTCTGGTAAAGATACTTTTGAAAATGAGGAATTCCTAACTGGAGTTAAGGAAAATTACTTGAATTTGGCTAAAAATTATACCTGTGAAGTTATTGATGCAAATAATGGTGTGAATAAAGTTTCTTCTGATATTAAAAAAGCTGTAGCGCCTTATTTGGGAATTTGTCCGGATTGCATAAGGTAA